The genomic segment CTGGAGAGgatgcaggaggaagtggtgcctGCCGTAGGGCTCCTCTCCATCCAACTAGGTCAGTGCTCTTCTTAGGAAAGAGCTGGTGGCTCTTCAGGTCCAGTCTTGACCCTTCCCCAAGCTGTGCTACTCCCCAGGCCCCAGCTGTCAAGGGGACACCCTGTGTGCCCTCAGATGGATGGAGCCCAGTGTTCCCGGTCCCAGACACCTGCACAGCCCTTCAGTTGTCTCTGGATGCTCATGCCCACATCCTGCCCACAGCAAGCACCGTTGTCCCTGTACCGCCTGCTGTCCTGGTAAGTCCTGCCTTACTTGGAGCTGTGCAGTTCTAAAACAtcagcattttgctttttttttttttttttttttttatggggaaaGGCCTACCTGGTGGTCCTCAAGGCtaactcctagcagggctcaggataCCCTATatgttgccgggattcaaactgggtcggttacatacaaggcaatagcaccctacccactgtacttggGTTCTGCATCAGACAAAGCCCTTAAGCTCAAGATTCCAAGATAAGATTGGCTTCTGGTTCTGGCTTCAACTAGAGATTTACAGGGAAAGCCCTGGGATGTGGCTTTCTATAGCTCAGTTTTACCTGTGtggtcctgggttccatccttgacTGCATGGTGACACATGCACCTTTTAAGCTGCCCCAGGACTCATGTTCAGAGTAGCCCCTAAACACCTCAACAATAAACAATGACAGTTGGTCCaaagttggaaaaaaattttttttaatatagtgctTCCAAACCTGTCTGTGCATCAAAAGTGCATGGGGATGCCAGAGTgagagaacagtggtagggcttttgccttgcatgtggctgacctgaaacagacctgggttcgactcctggcatcccatatggtcccctgagcctgccaaaagcaatttatgagcacagagccagggtaacccctgagtgttccccccaaaaaagtgcacGGAGAACtggaaagagccagagagatggcagtaggtagggtgtttgccttgcatacagctgacatgggtttgataccctgcatttcatatggtcccccaagtccataaggcgtaatcccagagcacaaaaacaaaagtcctgaATAataccagttgtgacccaaacacagaAGTGCTAGAGCATCATGGGgccgagtggtggcacagcagtaaggtgtttgccttgcacacggctgacttaggatggactgtggttcaatcccccagtgtcctatatggtccaagccaggagtgatttctgagcacagagccatgagtaacccgagtatcaccaggtgtagcccaaaaacaacaacaaaaaagtgctaAAGCATCAGTGGGGTGTCTTGGTTGTTCTTTTGGGATCATACCTTACTATGCTcatgaatcatttctggcagggctgggaggaccatgtggtacagagctcaaacctaggtcagctgctttcaaggcaagtatcttacctctTCACCAGCTCTTTGgcaccacttttattttttaaacaacccCTAGCCCAGGCCTTATTCTCAGATTTTAATTGCTAGATCAAGAGGAATACCCCTGTAATAGTTTCACCAATAGTTAGAGAAAAATGGACATCAAGAAAAGgtagataggggccgggcggtggcgctggaggtaaggtgcctgccttacctgcgctagcctaggagacggactgcggttcgatcccccggcgtcccatatggtcccccaagccaggagcgacttctgagcgcatagccaggagtaacccctgagcgttaccgggtgtggcccaaaaaccaaaaaaaaaaaaaaaaaaaaaaaaaagaaaaggtagataggggcccagagagatagcacagcggtgtttgccttgcaagcagctgatccaggaccaaaggtggttggtttaaatcccgggtcccatatggtcccccgtgcctgccaggagctatttctgagcagacagccagagtaacccctgagcaacgccgggtgtgcccccaccaataaaagaaaaggtagggccgggcggtggcgctggaggtaaggtgcctgccttacctgcgctagcctaggagacggaccgcagttcgatcccccggcgtcccatatggtcccccaagccaggagcgacttctgagcgcatagccaggagtaacccctgagcgtcaccgggtgtggcccaaaaaccaaaaaaaaaaaaaaaaaaaaaaaaaaagaaaaggtaggtaggggctgggaaggtggcgctaaaggtaaggtgtctgccttgcaagtgctagcgtaggacagaccgcagtttgatcccccagcatcccatatggtccccccaagccaggggcgatttctgagcacatagccaggagtaaaccctgagcgtcaaatgggtgtggcccaaccccccccccaaaaaaaaggtaggtaggggccggagagatagcatggaggtagggcatttgccttgcatgcagaagaatggtgttctaatcccagcatactatatggtcccccgagccttccaggagctatttctgagcttagagccaggagtaacccctgagcactgctctgtgtgaccaaaaaaaaaaaaaaaaaaaaaaaggtaggtagaggactggagtgataacacagcagaagcagatagggcatttgctttggacgAAGtgaacacagtttgatccccagcatcatcccatatccccaagcctgccaggagtttctGGCAGAACCGGGCAGAACGCCTgagcagccagatgtggcccaaaaaccaaaaagaaaagggtaggatcacagagatagtacagtgggcaggtgcttgccttgcacctggccaacccaaatttgatacctggcaccacatctggttCCAAGCTCCATCAGATGTGACCCCTacgcgcagagccaggattaagcccagtgcacagtcagatgtggtttcctctcaaaaaagaaaaaggaaaaagaaaatcttcattcagaaatagggagaattctttttttttttttttgctttttgtttttgggtcacacccggcggtgctcaggggttactcctggctgcctgctcagaaatagctcctggcaggcatgggggggttactcctggctgcctgctcagaaatagctcctggcaggcacaggggaccctatgggacaccggattcgaaccaaccacctttggtcccggatcggctgcttgcaaggcaaacgtggctgtgctatctctccaggccccagaaatCGTGAGAATTCTATGCCTGAGGGGACAGAGATTCAGGATGAAAAGTGGAGTTTGATGTAGCAGAGGTCACTGCCCCGAGGAATTTCGTGTGGTGACCAGTGTACTGGATAACACCTATGGTCAAATGGAAGCTAATGGTAGAAAGTGAATCATTTACTAACTATAAGGTTGAGCAACActggctggggatgtggctcagaggGACTttgtgaaatgccagggatcaaactgaggtttgtgtaaggcaagcactctacccgctgtactatcattctggtctctgcaaaaacaactttgttttgttttgttttggggtggtggGGCAAACCCagcggtactcaagggttactcctggctctgcaatcagaaattgctcctggaaggctcggggaaccatctggatgccaaggatcaaacctgggttggtccctggtcagccatgtgcaaggcgaacaccctatctactgtgctattgctctagccccaaaacaatTTTCTAAGATTAAATGaatctttattttcataatatcacCAGCAGTCTCTTTAAATATCCTACAAGTTAAGAAAGATGTGGCTTGGAATGGGCCCTCCCAGGCTTGCTCAGGATGCCCTAGATCCTAAGTTCTGGCAAAGAACATAAAAGCCCTCTATTTTTCTGCTTTGGGGGGATGTGAGGTatatcctgtggtgctcaaaggactgTGTATGGTGCTAGGATGTGAACCACTGCATGGCcatagccacatacaaggcaggtgccttaagcTCTGCACTATCTCGCTGGCACTTTATTCTTTAGTCTCCAGAAATCCTGTTGGCTTGCTCGAGAGCCCGAGTCAAGGTTCCTGCCCTTCTGTCTTCAGCTGATCATTGGGGAACGGGGCTGGGAAGCCCAGGTGCAGGAAGTGCTGTGACAAGCCTCTTCACTTTGTACCTTCAGTTGCCTCATCAAACGCTGTTCTTGACCGAGGAAGAGAAGCGGCTTCTGGGACAGGAAGGGGTTTGTTTGCCTTCTCACCTGCCCCTCACCAAGGTAACAGAACCCCGAAAAGCATCCCTACCCTAGggccctgagtgatagtacagcaggtaggacactgccttgcacacggctgacccaggttcaatccccaaacacatcatatgctcccctgagcctatGGAGTGATCCCAAAGAGAGCTAGAAATAAGACTTtgaggggccggtgaagtggcgctagaggtaaggtgtctgccttgcaagtgctagccaaggaaagaccttggttcgaccccccggcaacccatatggtccccccaagccaggggcaatttctgagcacttagccaggagtaacccctgaccatcaaacaggtgtggccccaaaaaccaaaaaaaaaaaagaggggctggagagatagcatggaggtaaggcatttgcctttcatgcaagaggtcatcagttcaaatcccagcgtcccatatggtcccccgtgcctgccaggagcaatttctgagcatggagccaggagtaacccctgagcactgctgggtgtgacccaaaaaccacaaaaaaaaaaaaaaaatatccctcctggtaataaaaatgtttctttaaaaaaaaaaaaaagaaaagaaaaagaaaaagaaaaaataaagaaataaggggcccggagagatagtacagtggcgtttgccttgcaagcagccaatccaggaccaaaggtggttggtttgaatcccggtgtcccatatggtcccctgtgcctgccaggagctatttctgagcagatagccaggagtaacccgagcaatgccaggtgtggcccccccccccaaaaaaaaaaaaaagaaagaaataagactttgagcactgccagtgtggccccccaaaacaaacaccaaacaGCATTCCGATCCCAGAAAGCACAATCCCTGGAAAGGCAAGAACTATGGGAATTCAAAGCCAGACTGCTTCACGTGTGTCCCCAGGCAGAAGAGAGGGTCCTCAAGAAGGTGAGGAGGAAAATCCGTAACAAGCAGTCAGCTCAGGACAGCCGGCGGCGGAAGAAGGAGTACATCGATGGCCTGGAGAGCAGGTCTGTCTGGACTTCCGTCCCAAGCCTCAGTTCCTTCCCTCAGGGACAAGGGAGCTAGAGCTGCACAGGGACTGAACCTGTGTCCACCTTGTACACTGTCCCTAGAGTGGCTGCCTGTtctgcacagaaccaggaactaCAGAAAAAAGTCCAGGAGCTGGAGCGACGCAATGTGTGAGTCAAAGTAGGGGGTACTGTAGGGAGGGTGCTTTAGTTCAGGGACAATTCTGATTCTTCAGAggtttccttcctctctcccagtTCCCTGCTGACTCAGCTCCACCAGCTGCAGCTGCTCATTGCTCAGACCTCcagcaaggctgctcagactagCACTTGTGTTCTGGTATCAAATGCCTAAGCCCTGCCTTCCATCCCAGCCCTGGGATCCTACGTGCTTCCCTCCACTCTGTCCTCTGCTCCCTCTCTTTATTGTCCTTATGACCCAGAACCCATTCGCTTCCTCCTAGATCCTTCTTTTTTCCCTGGCTCTCATCATCCTACCCAGTTTCAGCCCCTTTCGGGCTCTCCCAGAAGCTGGTGCTAAGGATTACCAGCCTCATGGAGGTAAGCCAGGCAGAGGATTCTATTTTCAAGCGAGTAAGTGGAGGGTTGACCTCCAGGGAGTCTGGAGGGGGTAGAAGGTCCTGCTTTGTCTAGGCTCTCTAACCCAAAGGTCTCCACTCCTGGCCTTTGTTTCTTTGCCTCAGTGATTTCCAGAACTATCCTGACTCACAAGGACGTGGCAGAAAGTGTGGATGCCCCAGGAATGGAGTCCAGACTGGTGGGGCCACCGGGGCTCAAGGGTGCATATGATTCTACAAAGACAGAGCCAGATGTGGGCCAGGGGAGACGTCAGGCAAGGCCCCATAGACAGGGCAGAGGAGCACAACATGCTGATGAGATGTGAGCTGGCCCCTCCAGTATAGCTCGAAATCAAGGCACCCAACTCACACTCACGATTCTAATATCTTAGGGGTCTAAGTCTCCTCAGGTCCCCCCAGATGTCCATACTCTGAGACGTGATCGGCTTGTGTGAGCCAATACTGCAAATACttgttatttgcattttatttctttgaggagAGGGTTGAGGGAAATAAATTTTAGctgagaaataaaattgttttttgctAAATTGAATCCCAGAATTATAAATAGtagaaaggaagaagataagTACTGGGTTAACTGGGATTTAAACTGGCTATTCACCTTTTCCCTTTTTGCCCCCATAACTTCCTGTCTCGAAGCAAAATACAGGAGGACAgaaactattttcattttattctgtttaaCAGTGGTCTAGGAGGGTAAGAGAGGGAGTATTATTCTGAGGCACCAAGAGCCCTGGGCACCAAGAGCCCTGGGCACCTGCCTGTCCATTTCATGGTATAAGGGTCTGTAATACCCCTAATAAGAGGTCGAAGGTAGCTATATGGACTCGATCTGCTTCCGGACCTTTTCCAGCGCCTTCTGATCCAGTTGTCGTTGACGAACAATAACAAGGCAAGCAAAGACCAATGCCACACCCACAACAATCCCCTCGAATTTCCAGAATAAGTGTCGTTCCATCAAAGCTGAACGGCAACTGAGGACAGAAATAAACAGTTATGAAAGCACAAGGATTAAGatgttggctttgcatgcagctgtccccagttcaatccccagcaatattcccctcagcacagagctaagaCTGACTACTGAGCACCTCTGGTATATCCCAAAAGCCCTAGTCATTCCCAAGGAAGACCAAAATGCTTTTCTTCTATCACTCTCCTACTTGAACCTAATCAAGATCTATAGCAAGGGAAAGAGGAAACCAGAGTCAACCTTCAAATATCCAGGTACCAATAAAATGCACTGTTCAGTTCATCTTCTGGTGAGAAAAGCAAGCTGGTAGTAACTAGCTTCACTGATAGAAA from the Suncus etruscus isolate mSunEtr1 chromosome 10, mSunEtr1.pri.cur, whole genome shotgun sequence genome contains:
- the CREB3L4 gene encoding cyclic AMP-responsive element-binding protein 3-like protein 4, producing the protein MNLGAPDLLDVWLEPPEDAFSPGNFLELGLHGTPPEPPATRLHEQGLQGWVSSGDLHFDLQESEPDDLLKFFIDPNEVYCSEASPGSDSGTSEDPGHTDSPPAALAPGSPALYEVVYEAGALERMQEEVVPAVGLLSIQLDGWSPVFPVPDTCTALQLSLDAHAHILPTASTVVPVPPAVLLPHQTLFLTEEEKRLLGQEGVCLPSHLPLTKAEERVLKKVRRKIRNKQSAQDSRRRKKEYIDGLESRVAACSAQNQELQKKVQELERRNVSLLTQLHQLQLLIAQTSSKAAQTSTCVLILLFSLALIILPSFSPFRALPEAGAKDYQPHGVISRTILTHKDVAESVDAPGMESRLVGPPGLKGAYDSTKTEPDVGQGRHVHTLRRDRLV